The DNA window CCCAAATATAACCTGAACAGAAAAATGCAGATTGGCATAATTTGGATCGTAAATACGGTTATACGGAGTACCTAGTAAACTGAAGATTTTTTTAGGTAACCTAATCAGTGCCAATCTTAAAGGTACAGAGCTGTCTTTGTTGGACTGCTCAGCTCTCAAAGCTACTAATACTCCTATATCAACAAACGTGCAGATTTATTCATGACAGAAAATGTAGCTCTTTAGAACTAGAATTCCATGTCTGTTCCACTGTGAAGGGATACAATCAGTGATTAAATAGCAGCAGTCTGTTTCCCATGGAAACACAAATGATCTGCTTAAACTAACCAACAACCTGAGCATAGAGAGTACATATTCCTTCTATTCTACGTTATAAGGCTTTCTGGTTTTGTTTAGattctaataaatctagacacatatacaaaatatatacattaatacatgacaaACCTGTCTTACAAAGGGTATAGTACATTTACCTTCTCACCACCTACTGATCTGATTTTGCTGTCAGCTGCTGGGCTATATACTCTAAGAAACTCAGCAGATAGATGGAAGGAGCTGCCATCCGCAAATTCAACTTCCACCTGACCAAAAAAACAGAAGTATATCTATCAAAAGGCACACGATCCATAACCTCGATCACGACACTAATCATCAATCTAAGAAGaataattgtttaatttttgcAATCGGGCCAAAGAACACAGGTTTAATGAAGaagttggaaaataaaaattgcaCATTTTCTACCACCATTTCTGATTTCTCTGTTCGTGGGGAACAAAAAAATACCTACTCACTTGTTTGGAATCAGGAAGCGATGCCATAATGTTTGTATACACCTAGTCTCGAATTCTCGCTTACAAATTACAATGGTGTCtccccgcaaaaaaaaaaaaaaaagaaaaagaaacaatggtGTCGGCGCGACGCCGAACAAGGGGTTGGAACAGGAGAAGGAGCTCACGGATTTGGGAGGGTGCACCGCGAGCCTCTTCAGGCGCGGGGGCAGCGCCGCGTGcagccgccggagcgccgccgcgcccaacGCTGCCGCCATGACCCGGGGCCGCTGGGAAGCCGGTGGTGGAACGGCGGGACCGAGCGGTAGGAGGGGTAGGGGGAGGTGGGGGATCGGAGGAAATGCGGAAGAAGAGGGGAGGCGCTGCGCCCGCGGTAGCGGCTACGGTGGCCGGCGCCCGGCCGGCAACGGATGCGGCGGCAGTGGAGGAGCGGGGGTTGGAGGGAGGCAGCGATGGTGCGTGGGAAGCGGAGACGTCAGCGTGGTGGCCTGGCGAGGGACGATGGCCCGGGTTCTTGTCGTAGGTTTGGTAACCGCGCCAGTCCGCCACAGAAAACGAATTAGtggaatattaatttatattaattaattagaaaaaattaggaaATGTTATTGATAAATGTCTAAGTGTATAAGTTATAAGAAACTAAAAGATACCCTGTGTGTTGCTATAggactttttaaataaattcagAGTAAAGCAATCAACCTGTCTAAGTAAAACATGtcaattttttctttgcaaagatCTAAAATCCGTGGGAATAGCACACCACGATCAGCCTGAAGGATGACCGTACATCACCAGCAAAATGACATAACATATCTATGTATTAGCAGCAAATACACttctatacatataaaaaaaggcATATAAAAAGACACATGAATGTGTTACGGGAACATTACAAGTGGATATAGCAATCGAATAGTAACTGAAAGTGTTTTAAGGAGTACCTATGAAGCTCGGAGAATTTGATTCAGAACCTCGTAAATGTGAAAACTCGGTTGAAACAAAGATGGTGGAGGGTGGACGAGGAGGTAAATTTGTGTGGGTTGAAGGATTAGTAAAAGAGGAGGATGATTTGGTTGTTACGTTAGCGAGATAGGGAGTTAATTTCTTTATAGCAGCCATCAATAAGCGGCAGCTCCTAATTATGGCTGTGATCCTTGGAGGCGAATAATGCGAGACAGTGTGTTGGGCGCCAAGGAAAGGAGGGGAAGGGGCGACCGGAGGGGAATGGCGGGAGGGGAATGGTCTCCTGGGAGGGGGACAAGTCGCCGGATTGGCACAGATGATTGGAGGGGTCGTCGGAGTGAGCAAACTCACCGACCGCATTGATAGGTGCATTGAACGGCCGATGGGATAGGGGAAGGAGGGGGGAGGGTTGTCTGAACCGCTGACGCGAGGAGGTGGGGCATGTGAGGCCCTGATGGGGATGGGACAGTGGAATGTGTCTATGGCAGACGATGGTAGCCAGCGACGATATGCAGTGCGTGACGATTTAGGGCACCTCCAATGCATAGTTCTTAGTGAGGTGCTTGCCCTAAGAGAGGAGTGACCTAGAGAGTGGATCAGTATGGGATGGGCTGGTTTTTGTGCTCATGCTTAGGCCTGAAGAAGCAACTGAACGTCTTCTGCTTGGGCTTGAAGAAGCGGTTGAATGAATGGAGATGGACAAAGTGATGAttatactaattaggtttatcTTAATGATCTACTAATAATGACGTGGTTTGGCCTAAATTCGATGATGTGGAACAATCACATAGCAGGAAAATAAGTTGGTGGGAATCACTTGTATAGGTTTATAGGATACCATCGCACAAATAACTTTGTCTGAAAATGTCTTGTCGTTAAGGCTTCGTCCATCTTTGTCGTTAAGTATAGTGTTCATATTATAACATTTAACGTATAAATGCTGACGGAACCCTAATagcaatgatatttcttagacaaatttatttatactatagCATTTTGCAGAACTCATATTtatcaatgatatttcttagtgTAAACTTTATTTTGTGGTGACTTTAAAATTAGTGTTTGAGATTACCACTGCAATGTTCCTGAAATTTGCATATAAACTTGGTCGTTGAATTTAATATCCAAACTTACAAACTTATACTTGCAATATGTGCTAACTTacaataaattttatgaagCTACAATAGTCACTGTTAATTGATGTTTTGTTGCTATTTTGTTAGAGTTTATTTAGATAATCAAAATGAtgaatactacctccgtcataatttaaatgtatttatGGATTTTCATgttcaaacgtttgaccgttcatcttatttgattttcttttaaaaatagctaTACATAAAGTGATATTCATGTTGTGTcgtctaataataataaaaatactttttataaaacttgtttaaataagacagaaaATCAAACGTCGAACATAAGCCGTGCAAAAATACACTCGGTAGGACGAAGGGAATTTCAAATGTTTCGTTTATAAGACTgcatttaaaaaagtttagatatcttatttatattattattaaataaggtTGTAGCGTTAACACGTGAAGCCCGTTGCCATGCACGTAGAAGTAagaaaggttaaaaaaaagttccccgacaattttcttttgtttaagAAAAGTTATTTCCCCGATTATACCTCGGCATCGTAAACGTGCTCGTTT is part of the Oryza brachyantha chromosome 2, ObraRS2, whole genome shotgun sequence genome and encodes:
- the LOC102704771 gene encoding uncharacterized protein LOC102704771, which translates into the protein MAAALGAAALRRLHAALPPRLKRLAVHPPKSVEVEFADGSSFHLSAEFLRVYSPAADSKIRSVGGEKVIFGRRHVGIMSAESVGNYGIRILFDDLHKTGIFTWDYLHHLGSDKFGLMRNYIITLRKHGLSRDPQRRK